One region of uncultured Campylobacter sp. genomic DNA includes:
- a CDS encoding DUF488 family protein, whose translation MFKIFRIYDFIKDDESNDFYGVFIDRLYPRGIKKEIFSSFLWLKSVTPSNELRKWFHEDKEARFSEFRLKFKTELTTVEAREGIKQLLNLAKTHGKIALLTAAKDINLSHAPIILEALKAR comes from the coding sequence ATGTTTAAAATTTTTAGAATTTATGATTTTATAAAAGACGATGAAAGTAACGATTTTTACGGCGTATTTATCGATAGACTCTATCCTCGCGGGATAAAAAAAGAGATTTTTAGCTCATTTTTATGGTTAAAGTCCGTCACCCCTTCAAACGAGCTAAGGAAGTGGTTTCATGAGGATAAAGAGGCTAGATTTAGCGAATTTAGACTTAAATTTAAAACCGAGCTAACGACGGTGGAGGCCAGAGAAGGGATTAAACAACTGCTAAATTTAGCCAAAACGCACGGCAAAATCGCGTTGCTAACTGCTGCAAAAGACATAAATTTAAGCCACGCGCCTATCATTTTAGAAGCTCTAAAAGCTCGGTAA
- a CDS encoding MMPL family transporter gives MKRIFKFIVDFPKSVIAGVLAATLVFGYFSAKLEVDASTETLLLENDKDLAVFRDVSKRYVSPNYLVIAYTPKDDLLAPSTLKKIENLSRELEKNELVSSVISVLNIPLLQSGTNDLGELVKHVPSLADADINKTLVRREFANSPLYTNNLVSRDLKTTAIVLNLKTDEKYQSILNERNALLNAKIDGNITSEQKQRLSAVNAQFKAHRDEARIKEHAAIEQIRETIVKFGGGESLFLGGANMIADDMVSFVRSDLATYGISVTLLLVFCLWLFFRQIRHIVMPIFICVISVIWASGLFGFFGWEITVISSNYIALQLIITISVVIHLIVSYREFCITKPHLGNRQLVYLTLRDKASPSFFAIFTTVIGFLSLALSDIKPIIMLGIMMSASISISLALAFLLFGSVTALMPKLAPVRTFEDKFSFTKHCAAFALNHGRAVYAISLAVLIFGLYGISKLKVENSFISYFKDTTEIHKGMQVIDTKLGGTVPVDILIKFNKPKFEQSAAKNEPKDEFDDEFAASANEDKYWFNQHKIDVAKKVHNYLENKRFVGHASSLNTVVKVVERITQKPADGLMLSILYEQIPQKYKDIILSPYVSIKDNELRFTARTLDSDDALRRDEFLRELRTDIENLIANDNASVQVSGAMVLYNNLLQSLIASQVDSFGFVILSLFIVFCIIFKSIKLAAIAIASNLIPLCAVFGVMGVMGIPLDIMSITIAAISIGIGVDDIIHYIHRLKIELRSKNVAESIKASHASIGYAMYYTSFAIILGFSIMVTSNFIPTIYFGLLTDLVMIMMLLGALVLLPTLIKTFYRSIPHK, from the coding sequence ATGAAGCGGATTTTTAAATTTATCGTCGACTTTCCAAAAAGCGTTATCGCGGGCGTGCTAGCTGCGACGCTGGTTTTTGGATATTTTAGCGCCAAGCTCGAGGTGGACGCCTCTACCGAGACGTTGCTACTTGAAAACGATAAAGATCTAGCCGTCTTTAGAGATGTTTCTAAACGCTACGTTAGCCCAAACTACCTAGTTATAGCCTACACGCCAAAAGACGATTTGCTCGCCCCCTCTACGCTTAAAAAGATAGAAAATTTAAGCCGCGAACTTGAAAAAAACGAGCTTGTTTCAAGCGTCATTTCGGTACTAAACATCCCGCTGCTTCAAAGCGGAACTAACGATCTTGGCGAGCTGGTTAAGCACGTGCCAAGCCTTGCCGATGCCGATATAAACAAAACCTTGGTGCGACGCGAGTTTGCGAACAGTCCGCTATACACGAACAACCTCGTTAGTCGCGATCTAAAAACTACGGCGATCGTGCTAAATTTAAAGACCGACGAAAAGTATCAAAGCATACTAAACGAGCGAAATGCTCTGCTAAACGCCAAGATTGATGGCAACATCACAAGCGAGCAAAAACAACGTCTAAGTGCCGTAAATGCGCAGTTTAAGGCTCACCGCGACGAAGCGCGTATAAAAGAGCACGCCGCGATCGAGCAGATCCGCGAGACTATAGTGAAATTTGGTGGAGGCGAGAGCTTGTTTTTAGGCGGGGCAAATATGATCGCCGATGATATGGTGAGCTTCGTGCGCTCGGATCTTGCGACATACGGCATCAGCGTAACGCTACTTTTGGTCTTTTGCCTTTGGCTGTTTTTTAGGCAGATTCGCCACATCGTTATGCCGATTTTTATCTGCGTGATTAGCGTTATTTGGGCGAGCGGACTGTTTGGGTTTTTTGGCTGGGAGATCACGGTGATTAGCTCAAACTACATAGCCCTTCAGCTCATCATCACTATCTCGGTCGTCATCCACCTGATCGTGAGCTACCGCGAGTTTTGTATCACAAAGCCGCACCTTGGTAACCGCCAGCTAGTCTATCTCACGCTGCGCGATAAGGCCAGTCCGTCGTTTTTCGCGATATTTACGACCGTTATCGGCTTTTTGTCGCTTGCGCTTTCTGATATCAAGCCTATCATAATGCTTGGAATCATGATGAGCGCGTCGATCTCCATCTCGCTAGCGCTCGCGTTTTTGCTATTTGGGTCTGTGACGGCGCTGATGCCAAAGCTTGCTCCCGTTAGGACGTTTGAGGATAAATTTAGCTTTACCAAGCACTGCGCCGCGTTTGCGCTAAATCACGGCCGCGCCGTTTACGCGATTAGCCTTGCGGTGCTTATTTTTGGGCTTTACGGCATCTCAAAGCTAAAAGTCGAAAACAGCTTTATAAGCTATTTTAAAGATACGACCGAAATCCACAAGGGCATGCAGGTGATCGATACGAAGCTAGGCGGCACGGTGCCGGTCGATATATTGATCAAATTTAACAAGCCTAAATTTGAACAAAGCGCGGCCAAAAACGAGCCTAAAGACGAATTTGACGACGAATTTGCCGCTAGCGCGAACGAGGATAAGTATTGGTTTAATCAGCATAAAATCGACGTCGCGAAAAAAGTACATAACTATCTAGAAAACAAGCGCTTCGTCGGACACGCCAGCAGCCTAAACACCGTCGTAAAGGTCGTCGAGCGCATCACGCAAAAGCCCGCCGACGGTCTCATGCTCTCGATTCTATACGAACAGATCCCGCAAAAATACAAAGACATCATCCTAAGCCCATACGTAAGCATAAAAGATAACGAGCTGCGTTTTACCGCGCGAACTCTTGATAGTGACGACGCGCTACGCAGGGACGAGTTTTTGCGCGAGCTTAGAACCGATATAGAAAATTTGATCGCAAACGACAACGCAAGCGTGCAAGTTAGCGGCGCGATGGTGCTTTATAACAACCTCCTTCAAAGCCTCATCGCCTCGCAGGTGGATTCTTTCGGTTTTGTCATCTTGTCACTTTTTATCGTTTTTTGCATTATTTTTAAAAGCATCAAGCTCGCCGCCATCGCTATCGCGTCAAATTTGATCCCGCTTTGTGCGGTGTTTGGCGTCATGGGCGTCATGGGTATCCCGCTTGATATCATGAGCATTACGATAGCGGCTATCAGCATAGGCATCGGCGTGGATGACATCATCCACTACATCCACCGTCTAAAAATCGAGCTTCGCAGCAAAAACGTCGCCGAGTCGATCAAGGCCTCGCACGCAAGTATCGGCTACGCGATGTACTACACCTCGTTTGCGATTATCCTCGGCTTTAGCATAATGGTAACTAGCAACTTTATCCCGACGATATATTTCGGACTTTTAACAGATCTTGTTATGATAATGATGTTGCTGGGGGCGCTGGTGCTGCTGCCGACACTAATCAAAACCTTTTACCGCTCAATTCCCCATAAATGA
- a CDS encoding ABC transporter substrate-binding protein, with protein sequence MKFLKIILLALFSAVSLFAISEEQIKPTMQKATQDAIEVLKNANLSKDEKISKIFAVFDPYFDYEQMSKIALSKRYNNLSAEQKTKFNKAFEERLKSSYVDKLLSYKNQTINFKDATKPNENRYYLNADLVGEDGKNYGFTYKFYNAKERGWLIYDVEILGVSIIQTYRSQFDSLMENESFENLLSKLNSVQAPQ encoded by the coding sequence ATGAAGTTTTTAAAAATCATCCTACTTGCGCTTTTTAGCGCGGTTAGCCTCTTTGCGATCAGCGAAGAGCAGATAAAGCCTACGATGCAAAAAGCGACGCAAGACGCTATCGAGGTGCTAAAAAACGCAAATTTAAGCAAAGACGAGAAAATAAGTAAAATTTTCGCCGTTTTCGATCCGTATTTCGACTACGAACAGATGTCTAAGATCGCTCTAAGCAAGCGCTACAACAACCTAAGCGCCGAGCAAAAGACCAAATTTAACAAAGCTTTTGAAGAGAGATTAAAATCAAGCTACGTCGATAAGCTTTTAAGCTACAAAAACCAAACCATAAATTTTAAAGACGCGACCAAGCCGAACGAAAATCGCTACTACCTAAATGCCGATTTAGTCGGAGAGGACGGTAAAAACTACGGCTTTACGTATAAATTTTATAACGCCAAAGAGCGCGGCTGGCTCATCTACGACGTCGAAATTTTAGGCGTTAGCATCATCCAGACCTACCGTAGCCAGTTTGACAGCCTGATGGAAAACGAGAGTTTTGAAAATTTGCTTAGCAAGCTAAACTCCGTCCAAGCCCCGCAATAA